The Osmia bicornis bicornis chromosome 12, iOsmBic2.1, whole genome shotgun sequence genome includes a region encoding these proteins:
- the LOC114873181 gene encoding protein retinal degeneration B isoform X10 produces the protein MLIKEYRIPLPLTVEEYRIAQLYMIAKKSREESQGAGSGVEIIVNEPYSNGPGGNGQYTHKIYHVGSHLPEWFKSLLPRSALIAKEEAWNSYPYTKTRYTCPFVEKFSIEIETYYFPDNGYQENVFKLSGSDLRNRIVDVIDIVKDQCDYVKEEDPKTYVSQKTGRGPLTESWLEEYWADVKGKQQPTASGKSLMCAYKLCRVEFRYWGVQTKLEKFIHDIALRKTMVRAHRQAWAWQDEWNGLTMEDIREIERQTQLALQRRMANAEGGEESANENQEKNTSNTPQESDVAMTLAATLGSIEKNEDPQSPPSVRKSSDIPMSNTTVSSEGEPSPEDSPTEVPELRNASAEDKGDSKKAWKKNKGVMNSPCSNKSFDMQIANWRMESIVRESESGSEDEFFDCQAGFVIPIIRKEDFGDNTSLAKWSSLDLLAEEEDNTFTSSSSANKEDDTIFSPSYLQRMASERSSKRLQISASASIDASCPASPQHSPTHQPCKTTVLIIVMHAGSVLDANVDLTAKKSDITTFKGAFESVMRQHYPSMVGHVAVKFVSCPSICTEGLGILSSLSPYSFDVSPSSMDAPQVTHDTIPIGAIPLLASSTPEYQDAVSRVIVGANQVYHEFMKSEEGRGFTGQICLIGDSVGAILTYDALCRSTHSRHNSENNILDNQGVENNPEDGRHLTAPSPRRKSSSISDVSHCKLDFEVGEFFMFGSPLALVLAYRKVSSGSDKTSNIKRPLVNQLYNLFHPTDPVAARLEPLISAKFSLLPPVNVARYQKYPLGNGQPYHLLETIQSNTQLFTETLSTPASHLRRLSDISIHSTMSGMIENVPLQLVSNLQQRWWGTKRLDYALYCPEGLANFPTNALPHVFHASYWESSDVIAFILRQLGRFDLPLLSNEEKDLTCFRPGQPREKWNKKRTSVKLKNVAANHRANDIIVREGAPQVLVARFMYGPFDVFTLAGEKIDIHIIKNTPAGEWTYLSTEITDKNGRVTYKIPGDKTLSYGLYPVKMIVRGDHTSVDFFLAVIPPKTECIVFSIDGSFTASVSVSGKDPKVRAGAVDVVRHWQELGYLIIYITARPDMQQQKVVSWLSQHNFPHGLVSFADGLSTDPLGHKAAYLNKLVEEHGVIIHHAYGSSKDISVYTAINLRANQIFIIGKVPKKLHTMATILHDGYAAHLTSLQAHGGSRPAQGNARMVIPRGQFGLPGQNASLRRRSSFRLAKRAISQPIPSKMMYPLERSTSVGPSISSQPTSNIRSTAPEKL, from the exons ATGTTGATAAAAGAATATCGAATACCGCTGCCTCTCACCGTCGAGGAATACAGGATTGCTCAGCTTTATATGATAGCG AAAAAATCTCGGGAAGAGAGTCAAGGAGCAGGCAGCGGTGTAGAAATCATAGTAAACGAGCCTTACAGCAATGGTCCAGGTGGAAATGGACAATACACCCATAAGATCTACCACGTGGGTAGTCACCTTCCAGAATGGTTCAAAAGTTTGTTACCAAGATCCGCGTTGATCGCCAAAGAAGAAGCATGGAACTCTTATCCCTATACGAAGACACGTTACACCTGTCctttcgttgaaaaattctcCATCGAAATAGAAACCTACTATTTCCCTGACAATGGCTATCAAGAGAATGTTTTCAAACTCAGTGGTAGCGACCTGAGAAACAGAATCGTTG ATGTAATCGACATCGTCAAGGATCAGTGCGACTATGTCAAAGAAGAGGATCCTAAAACGTACGTGTCCCAGAAAACTGGCCGAGGACCCCTCACCGAATCCTGGCTGGAGGAATACTGGGCTGATGTTAAA GGAAAGCAACAGCCGACGGCATCCGGGAAGTCGTTAATGTGCGCGTACAAGTTATGCCGCGTAGAATTCCGTTATTGGGGCGTGCaaacaaaattagaaaagTTCATACACGACATAG CCTTGCGGAAAACTATGGTGCGAGCGCACAGACAAGCATGGGCCTGGCAGGACGAATGGAACGGTTTGACCATGGAGGACATCCGAGAGATTGAACGACAAACACAATTGGCATTGCAAAGGAGAATGGCAAATGCAGAAGGTGGCGAGGAATCTGCGAATGAAAATCAGGAGAAGAATACGTCTAATACTCCTCAAGAGTCAGATGTTGCTATGACTTTGGCTGCCACGCTTGGTAGCATCGAGAAGAACGAGGATCCTCAAAGTCCACCTAGCGTTAGAAAATCGTCGGATATACCCATGTCTAATACTACAGTTAGTTCCGAAGGTGAACCCAGCCCCGAAGACTCGCCCACTGAAGTACCCGAGCTTAG AAACGCTTCTGCTGAGGATAAAGGTGACTCTAAAAAAGCGTGGAAGAAGAACAAAGGGGTAATGAATTCACCGTGTTCGAACAAAAGCTTTGATATGCAAATAGCAAACTGGCGTATGGAAAGTATCGTGAGAGAATCGGAATCTGGTAGCGAAGACGAGTTTTTCGATTGCCAAG CCGGGTTCGTTATACCTATTATACGCAAAG AGGACTTTGGAGATAACACTTCATTAGCTAAATGGAGTTCTTTGGATCTTCTAGCAGAAGAGGAGGACAATACGTTCACTTCGTCTAGCAGCGCAAACAAAGAAG ATGATACGATATTCTCACCTTCCTATCTACAACGTATGGCCAGTGAACGTAGCAGTAAAAGATTGCAGATCTCCGCTTCGGCGAGCATTGACGCCTCGTGTCCAGCCTCCCCTCAACATTCCCCTACCCATCAACCCTGTAAAACAACAGTACTTATTATTGTCATGCACGCTGGTAGTGTTTTAg ACGCGAATGTGGATTTAACAGCAAAGAAATCGGACATTACAACGTTTAAAGGAGCCTTTGAATCAGTGATGAGGCAACATTATCCCAGCATGGTTGGTCATGTTGCCGTTAAGTTTGTTTCCTGTCCTTCTATCTGTACAGAGGGTCTTGGTATTTTATCAAG TTTAAGTCCATACAGCTTTGACGTGTCACCCTCTTCCATGGATGCGCCTCAAGTGACTCATGATACCATTCCAATTGGTGCAATACCATTACTTGCTAGTTCTACTCCTGAATACCAGGATGCAGTCTCGCGAGTCATAGTAGGAGCTAATCAAGTATATCACGAGTTCATGAAGAGCGAAGAGGGCCGTGGCTTCACCGGGCAGATTTGTTTAATAGGAGACTCAGTAGGAGCGATTCTAACGTACGACGCTTTATGCAGATCTACGCATTCTAGGCATAACAGCGAGAACAATATTTTGGATAATCAAGGGGTTGAAAATAATCCTGAAGATGGTAGACACTTGACTGCACCTTCTCCTAGAAGGAAATCTTCTAGTATAAG tgATGTGTCACACTGCAAACTGGATTTTGAAGTGGGAGAATTTTTTATGTTTGGTAGTCCACTTGCTTTAGTTCTAGCGTATAGGAAGGTATCATCTGGCAGTGATAAAACTAGCAACATAAAAAGGCCACTAGTGAATCAGTTGTACAATTTATTCCATCCCACTGATCCGGTAGCTGCTAGATTAGAACCATTGATATCTGCTAAGttctctcttcttcctcctGTGAACGTGGCTCGGTATCAAAAGTATCCATTAGGGAATGGTCAGCCTTATCATTTAC TGGAAACAATCCAATCGAATACACAGTTATTCACGGAGACTTTAAGTACGCCAGCGTCTCATTTAAGGCGACTGTCCGATATATCTATTCATAGTACAATGTCTGGGATGATTGAAAATGTTCCTTTACAATTAGTgtctaatt TACAGCAAAGGTGGTGGGGTACAAAGAGATTAGACTACGCTCTCTATTGTCCAGAGGGTTTAGCAAATTTCCCTACGAACGCTTTGCCACATGTTTTCCACGCTAGTTACTGGGAGTCATCCGACGTTATTGCATTTATCCTAAGGCAATTAGGCCGATTCGATTTGCCGTTACTCTCAAACGAGGAAAAAGATCTAACGTGTTTCCGTCCAGGTCAACCTAGAGAAAAATGGAATAAGAAACGAACTTCCGTTAAACTTAAAAATGTCGCTGCCAATCATAGAGCAAACGACATAATCGTTAGAGAAGGAGCACCGCAAGTGCTGGTTGCTAGGTTTATGTACGGTCCGTTCGACGTTTTCACTTTAGCAGGCGAGAAAATAGACATTCACATTATAAAAAATACTCCCGCTGGAGAATGGACGTATTTATCAACTGAAATAACTGATAAGAATGGTAGAGTAACGTATAAAATACCGGGCGATAAAACCTTAAGTTATGGACTGTATCCAGTTAAAATGATCGTCAG AGGTGACCATACATCTGTAGACTTCTTCTTGGCTGTGATTCCACCAAAAACAGAGTGTATCGTGTTTAGTATAGATGGTTCGTTTACCGCGAGTGTGTCTGTTAGTGGGAAGGATCCAAAAGTTAGAGCTGGGGCTGTCGACGTCGTCAG ACACTGGCAAGAACTTGGttacttaattatttatatcacCGCGAGGCCTGACATGCAACAACAGAAAGTTGTTTCCTGGTTGTCTCAACATAACTTTCCCCATGGTCTTGTATCCTTTGCGGATGGTCTTTCGACGGACCCGCTTGGTCACAAAGCTGCGTACTTAAATAAACTTGTAGAG GAACACGGTGTGATTATTCATCATGCTTACGGCAGTAGTAAAGACATTAGCGTTTACACTGCGATTAATCTTAGGGCAAATCAAATCTTCATCATTGGAAAAGTTCCAAAGAAACTTCACACTATGGCAACGATTCTTCACGATGGTTACGCTGCTCATTTAACGAGTCTGCAAGCTCATGGAGGCTCGAGACCAGCCCAGGGCAATGCCCGTATGGTGATACCAAGAGGTCAGTTTGGTTTACCCGGGCAAAATGCTTCTCTACGACGGAGAAG CTCTTTTAGGCTGGCAAAACGAGCGATATCTCAGCCCATCCCGAGCAAGATGATGTATCCATTGGAACGATCAACGAGTGTCGGGCCTTCAATTTCATCGCAGCCAACGTCGAACATCAGATCCACCGCACCGGAGAAACTCTGA
- the LOC114873181 gene encoding protein retinal degeneration B isoform X3, whose product MLIKEYRIPLPLTVEEYRIAQLYMIAKKSREESQGAGSGVEIIVNEPYSNGPGGNGQYTHKIYHVGSHLPEWFKSLLPRSALIAKEEAWNSYPYTKTRYTCPFVEKFSIEIETYYFPDNGYQENVFKLSGSDLRNRIVDVIDIVKDQCDYVKEEDPKTYVSQKTGRGPLTESWLEEYWADVKGKQQPTASGKSLMCAYKLCRVEFRYWGVQTKLEKFIHDIALRKTMVRAHRQAWAWQDEWNGLTMEDIREIERQTQLALQRRMANAEGGEESANENQEKNTSNTPQESDVAMTLAATLGSIEKNEDPQSPPSVRKSSDIPMSNTTVSSEGEPSPEDSPTEVPELRNASAEDKGDSKKAWKKNKGVMNSPCSNKSFDMQIANWRMESIVRESESGSEDEFFDCQAGFVIPIIRKEEEDNTFTSSSSANKEDDTIFSPSYLQRMASERSSKRLQISASASIDASCPASPQHSPTHQPCKTTVLIIVMHAGSVLDANVDLTAKKSDITTFKGAFESVMRQHYPSMVGHVAVKFVSCPSICTEGLGILSSLSPYSFDVSPSSMDAPQVTHDTIPIGAIPLLASSTPEYQDAVSRVIVGANQVYHEFMKSEEGRGFTGQICLIGDSVGAILTYDALCRSTHSRHNSENNILDNQGVENNPEDGRHLTAPSPRRKSSSISDVSHCKLDFEVGEFFMFGSPLALVLAYRKVSSGSDKTSNIKRPLVNQLYNLFHPTDPVAARLEPLISAKFSLLPPVNVARYQKYPLGNGQPYHLLETIQSNTQLFTETLSTPASHLRRLSDISIHSTMSGMIENVPLQLVSNLQQRWWGTKRLDYALYCPEGLANFPTNALPHVFHASYWESSDVIAFILRQLGRFDLPLLSNEEKDLTCFRPGQPREKWNKKRTSVKLKNVAANHRANDIIVREGAPQVLVARFMYGPFDVFTLAGEKIDIHIIKNTPAGEWTYLSTEITDKNGRVTYKIPGDKTLSYGLYPVKMIVRGDHTSVDFFLAVIPPKTECIVFSIDGSFTASVSVSGKDPKVRAGAVDVVRHWQELGYLIIYITARPDMQQQKVVSWLSQHNFPHGLVSFADGLSTDPLGHKAAYLNKLVEEHGVIIHHAYGSSKDISVYTAINLRANQIFIIGKVPKKLHTMATILHDGYAAHLTSLQAHGGSRPAQGNARMVIPRGQFGLPGQNASLRRRSSFRLAKRAISQPIPSKMMYPLERSTSVGPSISSQPTSNIRSTAPEKL is encoded by the exons ATGTTGATAAAAGAATATCGAATACCGCTGCCTCTCACCGTCGAGGAATACAGGATTGCTCAGCTTTATATGATAGCG AAAAAATCTCGGGAAGAGAGTCAAGGAGCAGGCAGCGGTGTAGAAATCATAGTAAACGAGCCTTACAGCAATGGTCCAGGTGGAAATGGACAATACACCCATAAGATCTACCACGTGGGTAGTCACCTTCCAGAATGGTTCAAAAGTTTGTTACCAAGATCCGCGTTGATCGCCAAAGAAGAAGCATGGAACTCTTATCCCTATACGAAGACACGTTACACCTGTCctttcgttgaaaaattctcCATCGAAATAGAAACCTACTATTTCCCTGACAATGGCTATCAAGAGAATGTTTTCAAACTCAGTGGTAGCGACCTGAGAAACAGAATCGTTG ATGTAATCGACATCGTCAAGGATCAGTGCGACTATGTCAAAGAAGAGGATCCTAAAACGTACGTGTCCCAGAAAACTGGCCGAGGACCCCTCACCGAATCCTGGCTGGAGGAATACTGGGCTGATGTTAAA GGAAAGCAACAGCCGACGGCATCCGGGAAGTCGTTAATGTGCGCGTACAAGTTATGCCGCGTAGAATTCCGTTATTGGGGCGTGCaaacaaaattagaaaagTTCATACACGACATAG CCTTGCGGAAAACTATGGTGCGAGCGCACAGACAAGCATGGGCCTGGCAGGACGAATGGAACGGTTTGACCATGGAGGACATCCGAGAGATTGAACGACAAACACAATTGGCATTGCAAAGGAGAATGGCAAATGCAGAAGGTGGCGAGGAATCTGCGAATGAAAATCAGGAGAAGAATACGTCTAATACTCCTCAAGAGTCAGATGTTGCTATGACTTTGGCTGCCACGCTTGGTAGCATCGAGAAGAACGAGGATCCTCAAAGTCCACCTAGCGTTAGAAAATCGTCGGATATACCCATGTCTAATACTACAGTTAGTTCCGAAGGTGAACCCAGCCCCGAAGACTCGCCCACTGAAGTACCCGAGCTTAG AAACGCTTCTGCTGAGGATAAAGGTGACTCTAAAAAAGCGTGGAAGAAGAACAAAGGGGTAATGAATTCACCGTGTTCGAACAAAAGCTTTGATATGCAAATAGCAAACTGGCGTATGGAAAGTATCGTGAGAGAATCGGAATCTGGTAGCGAAGACGAGTTTTTCGATTGCCAAG CCGGGTTCGTTATACCTATTATACGCAAAG AAGAGGAGGACAATACGTTCACTTCGTCTAGCAGCGCAAACAAAGAAG ATGATACGATATTCTCACCTTCCTATCTACAACGTATGGCCAGTGAACGTAGCAGTAAAAGATTGCAGATCTCCGCTTCGGCGAGCATTGACGCCTCGTGTCCAGCCTCCCCTCAACATTCCCCTACCCATCAACCCTGTAAAACAACAGTACTTATTATTGTCATGCACGCTGGTAGTGTTTTAg ACGCGAATGTGGATTTAACAGCAAAGAAATCGGACATTACAACGTTTAAAGGAGCCTTTGAATCAGTGATGAGGCAACATTATCCCAGCATGGTTGGTCATGTTGCCGTTAAGTTTGTTTCCTGTCCTTCTATCTGTACAGAGGGTCTTGGTATTTTATCAAG TTTAAGTCCATACAGCTTTGACGTGTCACCCTCTTCCATGGATGCGCCTCAAGTGACTCATGATACCATTCCAATTGGTGCAATACCATTACTTGCTAGTTCTACTCCTGAATACCAGGATGCAGTCTCGCGAGTCATAGTAGGAGCTAATCAAGTATATCACGAGTTCATGAAGAGCGAAGAGGGCCGTGGCTTCACCGGGCAGATTTGTTTAATAGGAGACTCAGTAGGAGCGATTCTAACGTACGACGCTTTATGCAGATCTACGCATTCTAGGCATAACAGCGAGAACAATATTTTGGATAATCAAGGGGTTGAAAATAATCCTGAAGATGGTAGACACTTGACTGCACCTTCTCCTAGAAGGAAATCTTCTAGTATAAG tgATGTGTCACACTGCAAACTGGATTTTGAAGTGGGAGAATTTTTTATGTTTGGTAGTCCACTTGCTTTAGTTCTAGCGTATAGGAAGGTATCATCTGGCAGTGATAAAACTAGCAACATAAAAAGGCCACTAGTGAATCAGTTGTACAATTTATTCCATCCCACTGATCCGGTAGCTGCTAGATTAGAACCATTGATATCTGCTAAGttctctcttcttcctcctGTGAACGTGGCTCGGTATCAAAAGTATCCATTAGGGAATGGTCAGCCTTATCATTTAC TGGAAACAATCCAATCGAATACACAGTTATTCACGGAGACTTTAAGTACGCCAGCGTCTCATTTAAGGCGACTGTCCGATATATCTATTCATAGTACAATGTCTGGGATGATTGAAAATGTTCCTTTACAATTAGTgtctaatt TACAGCAAAGGTGGTGGGGTACAAAGAGATTAGACTACGCTCTCTATTGTCCAGAGGGTTTAGCAAATTTCCCTACGAACGCTTTGCCACATGTTTTCCACGCTAGTTACTGGGAGTCATCCGACGTTATTGCATTTATCCTAAGGCAATTAGGCCGATTCGATTTGCCGTTACTCTCAAACGAGGAAAAAGATCTAACGTGTTTCCGTCCAGGTCAACCTAGAGAAAAATGGAATAAGAAACGAACTTCCGTTAAACTTAAAAATGTCGCTGCCAATCATAGAGCAAACGACATAATCGTTAGAGAAGGAGCACCGCAAGTGCTGGTTGCTAGGTTTATGTACGGTCCGTTCGACGTTTTCACTTTAGCAGGCGAGAAAATAGACATTCACATTATAAAAAATACTCCCGCTGGAGAATGGACGTATTTATCAACTGAAATAACTGATAAGAATGGTAGAGTAACGTATAAAATACCGGGCGATAAAACCTTAAGTTATGGACTGTATCCAGTTAAAATGATCGTCAG AGGTGACCATACATCTGTAGACTTCTTCTTGGCTGTGATTCCACCAAAAACAGAGTGTATCGTGTTTAGTATAGATGGTTCGTTTACCGCGAGTGTGTCTGTTAGTGGGAAGGATCCAAAAGTTAGAGCTGGGGCTGTCGACGTCGTCAG ACACTGGCAAGAACTTGGttacttaattatttatatcacCGCGAGGCCTGACATGCAACAACAGAAAGTTGTTTCCTGGTTGTCTCAACATAACTTTCCCCATGGTCTTGTATCCTTTGCGGATGGTCTTTCGACGGACCCGCTTGGTCACAAAGCTGCGTACTTAAATAAACTTGTAGAG GAACACGGTGTGATTATTCATCATGCTTACGGCAGTAGTAAAGACATTAGCGTTTACACTGCGATTAATCTTAGGGCAAATCAAATCTTCATCATTGGAAAAGTTCCAAAGAAACTTCACACTATGGCAACGATTCTTCACGATGGTTACGCTGCTCATTTAACGAGTCTGCAAGCTCATGGAGGCTCGAGACCAGCCCAGGGCAATGCCCGTATGGTGATACCAAGAGGTCAGTTTGGTTTACCCGGGCAAAATGCTTCTCTACGACGGAGAAG CTCTTTTAGGCTGGCAAAACGAGCGATATCTCAGCCCATCCCGAGCAAGATGATGTATCCATTGGAACGATCAACGAGTGTCGGGCCTTCAATTTCATCGCAGCCAACGTCGAACATCAGATCCACCGCACCGGAGAAACTCTGA